In the genome of Crassostrea angulata isolate pt1a10 chromosome 6, ASM2561291v2, whole genome shotgun sequence, the window GTATTGAAACATTTTGTtgctatttgaaaaaaatacatgtgtaacTTGATGTACATGACTTATTTTTTATGGACAATCTGGCTCAtgtaaaaatagaaaagaatGTTAGGAAGATGTTACTTTAAGCTGAATGCTGTGGATTtaagttaaaataaatgaatatttgagTTCAAACAGGTATCAAAATGTGCATCTTGTGcttttaaacattatacatgAAATGAATAGATGATCACAACAAACCATCTTcttgaaaaaaacaaaccatttgACATTAATTAGTTTTATACATTCATATATTAAAGGCTTGTGGTTTTATGGTGTTTGtgattcattttgtttatttgcgTATTTAACTTACTTAGTCTGTTgacatgtgaaatgtttaaaattttctgtttctacatgtatatatttatttttatgaagacagattttaaatcatttttcctTCCAGAAAACTGGTTGAGGTTTCAGcatttacaatattgtatcttTAATTAAATCACAAACTGATGATTCAGCTCAAATAAGAAACCAATGATgaagaaatgtttttttgttcATGAATGTAAATCAGCTAGTAAATGTACTTGAAGTGTCAGGTACTAATGTAGCTATAAAATCATGCATTGTTCCATGAATGAtactaaatatatgtatatgaaataaaagttataataGATTGATCTCTGTGATGACAGTACTTGTTATAATTTAATAATGACTTCTGTTGCAAAATAGGGcaacagaaaacaaaactatatatgtatatacctGAAATACtggttaaggtggtatgggacatatGTCGAATATtgatgtggattaaagtacatcataaagtcccataccaccttaatgtAGTGTATTAGTCTCAATCAAATTTAGATTTTACTTCAAATTTAGTCTTTTGTATGATAATGAGTAAACCTGATCTATGTTGAACTTTTAAAACAGAATGGTATGTATAGGTGTAAAGGTGTCTTTCATAATGAAGCAAAGCATATTTTGGCTGTTGAAGAACAATGCGCACATTGCCAAAATGGGGAGAATACTTTACAGAATAATCAAAATTGGTGTTAAATtacttgaaataataattttgagtACCATAACAATTACTTTATTTGAGATTCAGGGGACCCGGGTTCAAACCTCGGTCTGATCTGGTCCTTTATTATTTCTCCCATTCCCTAAATTTTATTTGGTGCAGTGCTAACTCCTGGAGTTGACAGAATAACTCCTGTCAAGGGAAAGAGCTAGGAGTGATCTTTGATGGTGAAAATCatatgaaaggggggggggggggtgtgacaGTCAGACAGGTTTGAATACTGACCGAATTattggttgggggggggggcatttttcTAATTGTTATACACTGATGACATTCAGATACTTATGACAAGTATGTTGCAAGCTAGAACTTCAGTTAATTGATTTCATGGGATTATTTATTGAATGTAAGGTTAGACCCAATGGTTATgctaagaaagaaaatatattatgtgtatTAGGGCCTTAGATTGTAACGTTAGGTCCTAATTAATGCAATGTCATTTTAGGGGTAACGTTATACCAGTTACAATCTAAATGGAATACATTTCACTTTACTCTCTCTTCTATCTGTATTTTTCTTCttgaagaggggggggggggggtcccagggataattttaattttgtttaccaGGAGGTTCCGAGCCCCCTCCCTTGTTTTTACTGTTTGATTTTTTCAGGGGATGCCGtctgatccccccccccccccgtctaggtttttaaatttaaatgaaaatggcGAGTTAcagtaaaatttaaactaaaaataagtaAATGCAGTGTATGATGTTAGTATTTAAAGCATGAAGCCAACTCAAATTACAGAGTGAGACTAATGCTAGTGTGAGAAAAAGCGTCGatcaagagttatctttccaaATACGCCTCAACACGATAGGTGGCGCTACTTACAAGGCGGTCAGACTTGAAAGGGTAAACAATCGCTTTATTTGAAATAGATATATGTGGcgaatatttttgaaaggtaaactGCTTTTCATTATCTTTGAGAAATAAATACACCCGTTTAGTATTCTAAAGATTAACATGGCTCGAGGAAATTCGAGTAATTAGTATGATTAACGTAAACATAATGTGAATGTTTTTCCATACTTACTCTGACTCGACTAAAGCTATATTTCATGCCATGATGTAAAAGTTTAAATGTTTATTCAGGGTCGTAAAAGTAAGTACGTCTATATCGTATATACTTCCCTGGTTTATTTACTGTGTAACttgatcatacatgtattgccagaaattcctctttttttgttttatcgtCACTATAATGAAAGATTTATATCTCGGACGAGGTTCTGAAAGATATGCTATATACTAATTATTTCAATTCGCTTGATAATTTTACATTCCAATGCttaatgattttctttttcttctgtaCAAATGAATATGATACAGTACAGTATCATCATGTTAGAATTGTTATGTTGCAGAGCTGTGAAGAGCCTGCATGGAATTCACTGACGAAAACGGGTTGTCAGTGTCAAAAATGAGGTAAACAATATCAATAGTAAAGCattattttgcatttgaaaGATTTCTCATCATCGTCTCGCCTTTTTTGTTATCATCAAGGCTTTTTGGGGGAAAAGTAGAAAATGCTTTTGTATCTCATTCATGAAAAGGTTAGGTTATTTCCCCATCtcttagagaaaaaaaaaatcacaactattgatgtatattatattattgcaGTAGAAGGTATGTTCTTTGGATATCAACTATTCTGTTTTCCAGAAAGAGGGTTgtgatgaaaaataattttgtttttcttttcaggAAGGAGGGTTCTGAAACGCGCAGTCATCATCGAAGACATCACAGAAGATCTTCCTCAGTAATTTGTGTCTTCTTATTTGTTTAATACATAGGGCGAGAGACACTGATAACtatgctgaatttttatgatgtagctttaaaaaattatcaaaaaaaatgtaaactatACATTCTGAATGTTTGTTCCTAAATTTCACAtagttaaaaatcaaatttgttaaTTCATTTCATCTGtaacttttttgatttttatctgTAAATGTAAGATAACCCtatatgattgaatattttacttTGCAGATTCTTAAAGTCCCTCAGTCAAAGTTACCCTTAACAGATCTAGATGTCAATCAACAGGTACATTTAGTGACTGCATGTATTGTAAACTCTACAGGCAGTCTGGATTTTCTGTAACTGTGTGTCTCTGACTCTCATCATCATTTTGTTATTTAGAGGAAATGATTCAACATTTGCTACCAAGGAGTTTTCGTTACTTCTATCTTCGTTGAATTTTATTCCCATTTGTTTCTTATGCATGTACCATATATCCGCaattttgatgatttaattatatcagtaattttgtatataaaaaagcaaATAATGCAATAAAGATTGtcagtttaaaattatttgaactTTTAACAATAGATTATTGgcaaatcatttaatattctgAAATCACTTGACTTTTGAAACATTTTAGGATGATGTCAGAGTTCCTCCATTCAAAAAGGCCAGAAAATCAGAAAACAGAAGAGTCAGTTTTGCTGACACATGTCAAATCAAGTAAGTGTAAAAGTTATTACACCTTACTGGTTCACAGTCTGAGTCTGTAAGTCTGTTTAGTGTTTACttgaaggtacatgtactgggtattaataaagaagtttatttaattttcctagagatttggttttttttttgggggggggggggttgttcataattttggaatgaaaatgaaatttctaGATTCTGAAACAAGCATTTGCACTGCAATATGTGTTCAGAAAACCCTTAGTTTGTGCATTGAATCATTTTGTGCACACAATCCAATTCTGGTTGGATTTGGTGTAACATTATTGTGAATATTAAGTAGATTTTGCCTTTATTGAAATGAAGCAAAATATTGATGTTAAAAGTAAGATGTTCACAAAGAATAGGATTGATTTTAGAATCTCATTTGGGATCCACATTATCTATAAAGTTTATCTTAAAGATTTAGTGTTTTAAAAGACATAGATTGTACATGACTTTTATTATGAAAGTAGACCAGCAGATAAACtttacattcattaaaaatgtaaaaacatatGTCCTTTTACAGAGAATTTCCTAAGGACTCTCCTGGAGCCTGGCATCAGGAAAACTCTAGTGCTGGTTAGTAAATGTTGATTAGTTTGCTGATTCTAGTGCTGGTTCGTAAATGTTGATTAGTTTGCTGATTCTAGTGCTGGTTAGTAAATGTTGATTACTTTGCTGATTCTAGTGCTGGTTCGTAAATGTTGATTAGTTTGCTGATTCTAGTGCTGGTTAGTAAATGTTGATTACTTTGCTGTTTCAAAGTCATAGTTAACACAAAGAGCAATTGCAGAACACAATGCTATgttcattaatgaaaaaaaaaagattttcacaatttgtggaTATCAGTACTATGATccagaaaaaagaaatgatcaGGTGAACTTTCGAAACAATTTCTTCCCAAAAATAATCTTGTTAAATATCTTTTAAGTATAGATTTGATTATCATCATTAGTTCAATTTAGAATTAaggatattatattttttatatgtctTTTAAGCTaagatgataattttttttttttcgcagaAAATTCCCCAAGCTTAGAAgagtaagtttatttttgattttcttcatacatgtacatgtataacatgtatGTTCAATAAAACAAGATAAAGAATAAGTTTTTAGAATCTATTCTCTAGGCTGTTTTTACTTTTgtcataatttttacaaaacaggtaattttatgtacatgtaggtccACATACTGATACATGCAGTGTATGCtgtatattataaattttgatttttcagaaCAATAGAACAAGAAAAACCAGAAATCTCAGGtactttaatatataaatatatatacatgtatgtatgctcTGAATTTTACATCAAACCACACTGTGCCCACAATCTTTGAATGGcgtattttgttgttgttgatttattaATGATCTCATGCTTTATCAAAGGGTACAATGCCGTGTAAAATTTTTCCTTCTTCATTTTACTTGAAAAATAACGCagttatacaaatatatatataatataatataatagtttatttccaattttgggCCCAGAGGGCATACAAGATTACAGATATTAGATAGAAATGCCTAAATAATAGATTCAACATATAAAAATAGTCCATACACATACATGAACTTGTAACAGCCGGGcaaatgtacatcagtatgtcAAAACATATGAACAGTGTGCATATAATATATAGTCATAAAGgtaatttatacaaatataaagataGTATCATGATTTGTATAAGTAATTCACCGGTCATTTAGATCTCAAAGTATTCTGTCTTTTTTTGAAAGCATTGATccaaatatatatacactgtacatatacaCACTTTCTTAAGAATATCTTGATTCCTTTGTGTATAtgatattattataaatgtaattGATTTTCGTTTACTCTGCTTGATTATAGGGCTAGACAAACTACTGACTGGCAGTATACAGCATCCAGGTTTCTCCTATGCAGAAGAGGTAACAAGCCAATTCTTGGTGTTCATATTTAAACATTGCTATAGACAAAATGAAAgacttttgattttaagaatcATTTAACAATTGATACTGTCAcatttgtaatgtattatacatcactaatacatgtttttatccTTCCACAGGAAGTGCCTTTGGGGGAGGAGGGGCAGTCCCTTGGGGTCCAGGTGGATCCAGTCAATCACACCCTAATTGTGAACGATGAAATGGAACTGACTGGAGTACCTGGATTAGTGGACGAACCTCCGGGTGACTTTGGAGAATCACAAGGCCAGAATAACAAAGTGGATTATAATTTTCTTCGTAGTCTTGTCTCATCTGATAAAAAGGCCAACTGGTATGGTGCTTTcttacaaacaaatattttttctaacaagatTTTATTTGTCCTTTTAAATACTTTGTTGCTTTATAAAGTGATTCTTAcgctaatttttttaatgaatttcctATGGCAGCGAGTTACACATAGAAAAACCAGAGAAGTTGTTTCATGTGAAATCTAAGGAGAGTCCAGAGACGTTCGTTTACACCACCATGAACCGCTACAGCTGTCTGTACGAGGAGAATATCCAGTCCACTTTGTCTGTCCTCACAAGCGGAACCACAACTCTGTCTGATCAGGTCAGCATGTCCAGTCGGGCACCTCTCATGGCCGTTCCATCTTCCCTGAAGCCAGGTCTCAACACTACAGTAAACGATGTAGATTCACTCGGAGAGCTGGAGAGCAATCTCCATGTTCAGACTGGAGCAGACAAGCCAAAGGCAACTGGATTCCTAAAATCGCTGTTGAAAAGTGAAAAGAAGGATTGGGATAATGCAGTTTTCTTTGCCCAGTCTTCTTCCTCTGTGTCCCAGCACGAGAGAACTCAGATATTTGGGTCAGGCGATGGAATGGACGAGACAGCGGTTCTTGATAACACGATCTGGACAACGGAGAAAAGAGACTTGCCCAGGACAGAGGGCTTACTGCAGAATCATGTAACTATGGAAAAAATCTCAGTGGAAAGCAACTGTGAAAAAACTCACGTGTTCCATAGCGGGGATGCCATGGAAGAAACTAAAGTGTTCACTGGCACAATTTGGACAAAGGAAGAAATCTCTGCACAAGAGGTAGAGAAGACTCAAATGTTTGATGGAAATGGGAAAATGGACATGATGGAGGAAACAAAAGTTTTATCTGGGGGAATTTGGATGGGGTCAGATGGAAAAGCAGATGTAGAGGTGGAAAAAACGAAAATATTTGGAATGGAAGATCAAATGGAAGAAACCAAAGTCTTGACTGGAGGAATTTGGACAGGTGAGACAAAAACTAATGACAAAACTAGAACTGTAGATTTGATGGAGGAGACTAAACCTTTGACTGGACTTACCATGTTTGAGCATCCAAACCAATCAAGCAACTCTGAGAGAGCTACAAAAATTGATGAATATTCTGataagacaaaaaattttgCTCAAGATAAAATGGATGACACAGAAGTGGTGTCATCATCAATACTGAAGACAGAAAAAGAAGATTCATTGACAGATATTGGAAATAACCAAAATTTGGATGTTTcagtttcaaaagaaaattcaaatgaattgaAAGAGGATGATTCTGATGAAGAAGTTACctttaacataaagaaaacttttacagGGAGTGAAACGCTATCCAATAAGGATAAAACCTTAAAAGAGGTTAGAGAGCAAGATCCAGACACAGAGCAGAGCGAGAAAGATAAACAGGTTGAAGTCACTGTCGGTGATAAAGATGATGGGAACACCAGGTCATTGGCAGATTTGAAGGCCCGGCTGAAAGAGCACACCTCTAGATTTGATGACACACTGCTGAAACCTGAGGAAAGACAATCCAAAACAAACAATGACTTTGTGATGTCCAGCCAAATACAAACCAATTTTGGTGTTTTAGACTTGGACAAAAAACCTCAGAATGAGACACTCATGTTTAGCAATAAAAGTGCCATGTTGGAAGAAACGAAGATGATGACTACAAGTATTGAAGCAGCATCTCAGCTTTCCAAAAAACCACAGAACCAGACTCTCATGTTCAGCAACAAAAGTGCCATGCTGGAAGAGACGAAGATGGTAACCACAAGCATTGAAACGGGATCCAGTAAGGAAGAGTTTGATATGCCCAAACCTGTAGAAAATCAAACTGTTATATTTGATGATGGGAATGCTATTATGGAAGAAACAAAGGCAGTCACATCTAACTTGATAATTGAACCAGAACTGCCATCTTCTGCTGGAGCATCCtctagtctggtgaaagaaacaTCTGAGATGGTGGACAAACTTCCAACAATGGCAGGCGGCAATATGACAGTTTTCTTTGGGAATGACACGGGGGCCATGGAGGAAACCAAGATGGCCACCACTACTGTTGGGTCTTTAACAACTAGCAGTGGAAAAAACAATGGGTTGCCTTTGATGGATATCCCCAAACTGCCAGATGAAGGTGTTATAAGTGGAAGGGTAATGAATACCACTAATACCACTAGAAGTGATGAGAAACTTGAAGGTAatgaataagaaataaattagCCCTTGATAACAATACATTCACTTGTCAAATTATAtcaatgatgaaaaatgaagTCAACAATGCATGATATGGtctatataaatacatgtacctaacaattattgtaaacaatagCTTTGCAAGCCTATTGAATAATTCCAATCATCATCAAACAACAAgttgatatacatatatacaggtACATAATACTATAGCAATAGTTGTGAGCACTGGTATTTTATTTATAGGCCTGATGGAGATTAGCATGCAGGGACTGCTAGAACAGGCACCCCCGGAGAGCTTACTGACAGACCTCACCCTGAACTCCACAGCCCAGTCCTTCAGACCTCCCAGTACCTCCTCCCAAGGTGTGGCTGCCTCCCCCGTCGACTCTACCCAGGCCCTGCTTGGTAAGGACTGGGACAATGTGACCCTCCCCGGCAACAACTCAACCCTCCACGGGGACATGACCTTCCCCAGGGACAGCGTGATGGTGACAGGTGAGGGGGAGAAGTCCCTCATCTCCCAGCTGTCCATCAACAAGACGCTCGACTGTGATGTCACTCAGGTCAGTAGTCAACACAGCATCTTTTATGTTCCTCATATTTttcttcgtttttttttaattgttacttGTAATCCTATAAACTACTggtgcatgtatattttattcactTTGATTATCATTAGGGCTGTGAGAATTCAGTACATGTTCATGTACTGTTAACAAAATTAATGGATATTGATTTAAACCTTTGGGATTTATGTACCGACTACTGTACACACATTGTAAagtgtatttgaattttatgaaattCCCCATAGATTAGCAGACTTTTGAGTTTTATGGGGTGGGTAAAGAACTTGTTGCAACGAGTTTGACAGACTGTGCTACAGTAATTCCTCTTTCTTCAGAGGAATGTGTTCTAAGATTAATATCTATAGGTATTGAGTCGATTGACACAAAATTGAACAAGCATTGTAAAAAGTGGTATGAAATTCATGAATTGTTAAGGTAGTTTTAATGGTAGGTTAAGCAAATTTTAGCAACCAGACTGCCTGCATCGTGTTTATTCTTCGATCACTTTGCAGGAAGATATCTGGGACGGACCAATGACAGCCCTGTCTCTATGTAACTACCTCCATGTGATCGTGCCGTCCTGTCTCAAGGTCTCTATCACCGAATTACGGAAGACCAGGTGTAGCTTCATTCAGGAGGAGGTAAGCCTTTCACTGGCAGGGCATACTAACATTGGTTTACACAAGgtcatatattcatttttacttGGGTCTTACTGTTAACGTCTCTTTGAACAGGACATTCCTTGTGAGGATCTCCGAAGCAAACTGTCTGCACTGCTAACAGTCCAGCCCCACATTGAGGCTCAGACGGAAATTAATGCTCAGTTGATGGCGGAAGTGgaaaagtatattttaaatttttaaacattgatttcTTTGCCCTAGTtctatcaaattcaaaatttaagagATCTCTGGATTATGGGTATTTAAGGATAACTGTCTCACGCTATTGTGGCCAGGCGAAACtcatcttttaaattattttttctacagAAAGAAATTGGAACTAGAAGCCTTGGAGGAGGCATGGTCAACTGAGCCTCCTGAAATATTTCAGTTTGCACAGACCTGTAGTCAGAGCCAGGTACAGCATGCAAATGCAATGTTTTATCATTGTAATTTTGTTGTGTTAAGTTTTAGTCTTttgtaaaaagaattaaatgtgtAAAACAGTACAGTACATGGTAAGgccaaacaaaaaattatgtttgtttactgttacatgctgaaaaaaaatagggtcagtaggtaggattttttttttattttaattaacacaACTTCACAAAGGTCACATAAACTGATAATACAAAACTGTTTTGCCATTGTGTCATGCTTACTTTTGTAATGTTTGCCAtatgcacccctgcgaatgttattgtcatttaaattttagaccacatgattttatttgaccctttcagttttgAAGTCAAAATCGTGCCTCGTAttatagtctattttatagaatctaggtacttgtaatcaaatataaaatctagggatttattgattttaaactttatcttcattaattggtggataaaatatgttctagaaataaatgtgacaatacgaaaaattagtttttgtctgctgttgtaacaattaacatgcttagtagagatccccctgaggattaattt includes:
- the LOC128188869 gene encoding uncharacterized protein LOC128188869, whose translation is MEFTDENGLSVSKMRKEGSETRSHHRRHHRRSSSILKVPQSKLPLTDLDVNQQDDVRVPPFKKARKSENRRVSFADTCQIKEFPKDSPGAWHQENSSAENSPSLEETIEQEKPEISGLDKLLTGSIQHPGFSYAEEEVPLGEEGQSLGVQVDPVNHTLIVNDEMELTGVPGLVDEPPGDFGESQGQNNKVDYNFLRSLVSSDKKANCELHIEKPEKLFHVKSKESPETFVYTTMNRYSCLYEENIQSTLSVLTSGTTTLSDQVSMSSRAPLMAVPSSLKPGLNTTVNDVDSLGELESNLHVQTGADKPKATGFLKSLLKSEKKDWDNAVFFAQSSSSVSQHERTQIFGSGDGMDETAVLDNTIWTTEKRDLPRTEGLLQNHVTMEKISVESNCEKTHVFHSGDAMEETKVFTGTIWTKEEISAQEVEKTQMFDGNGKMDMMEETKVLSGGIWMGSDGKADVEVEKTKIFGMEDQMEETKVLTGGIWTGETKTNDKTRTVDLMEETKPLTGLTMFEHPNQSSNSERATKIDEYSDKTKNFAQDKMDDTEVVSSSILKTEKEDSLTDIGNNQNLDVSVSKENSNELKEDDSDEEVTFNIKKTFTGSETLSNKDKTLKEVREQDPDTEQSEKDKQVEVTVGDKDDGNTRSLADLKARLKEHTSRFDDTLLKPEERQSKTNNDFVMSSQIQTNFGVLDLDKKPQNETLMFSNKSAMLEETKMMTTSIEAASQLSKKPQNQTLMFSNKSAMLEETKMVTTSIETGSSKEEFDMPKPVENQTVIFDDGNAIMEETKAVTSNLIIEPELPSSAGASSSLVKETSEMVDKLPTMAGGNMTVFFGNDTGAMEETKMATTTVGSLTTSSGKNNGLPLMDIPKLPDEGVISGRVMNTTNTTRSDEKLEGLMEISMQGLLEQAPPESLLTDLTLNSTAQSFRPPSTSSQGVAASPVDSTQALLGKDWDNVTLPGNNSTLHGDMTFPRDSVMVTGEGEKSLISQLSINKTLDCDVTQEDIWDGPMTALSLCNYLHVIVPSCLKVSITELRKTRCSFIQEEDIPCEDLRSKLSALLTVQPHIEAQTEINAQLMAEVEKKKLELEALEEAWSTEPPEIFQFAQTCSQSQKEELREKMMTMSNACARRGKIEWKRATLQAAKLELEKIQERNRRLNVEVELTLQMATEAVQDMEQVSQELIAIEKEIQEMRNTPSLSEEEIQEYCVEKASLERKQSELLNIKNEELNINEDNNRMAGECEALAQRLSESAQLESERDDIQALENQSQKVGQEIQLLCGMSGWHLNEDSFKRNHKVFMLERNKLQLEVKHNNDSILSIEMRTCDTDGLSCREQFCYKLVTDAVNGRYLGQKYRQLSSLPKILQEVGSVVLHANSLQYNLLQLQLDHCIVFKYPSLHLEVWSPKKRCVDVSFLFLHMADSLLWSIEPSLSVMHGNLRMDALLSQISQVHVSPVNSYLNRVCAAVDLDSIQEETHPKCSLCGTVQA